The Lichenihabitans psoromatis genome contains a region encoding:
- a CDS encoding cytochrome b, whose protein sequence is MSLRDADTVLPPGMDISRAGRLGVTTRALHWATAALVAGGFGAAWLFNTLGPSPTAAKLVEIHRSIGLCILLVTLARVTWRTTHPLPPVPSAPWERWLAWTVQALLYLALLAMPILGWLGSNAQGDTVTFLGLLPLPDLVEANQDLGDRLFVLHGWLGYGILALLALHIAGALRHRFIKRDDVLQRMTTGRSLKAASNIGRS, encoded by the coding sequence ATGTCGCTCCGCGATGCCGATACGGTTCTCCCGCCCGGCATGGACATCTCCCGTGCCGGGCGTCTGGGCGTGACCACGCGTGCCCTGCACTGGGCTACCGCCGCCCTCGTGGCCGGCGGGTTCGGCGCGGCCTGGCTGTTCAATACGCTCGGCCCAAGCCCCACTGCAGCCAAACTGGTCGAGATTCATCGCTCGATCGGGCTCTGCATCTTGCTCGTCACCCTCGCGCGCGTGACTTGGCGCACGACGCATCCGTTGCCGCCCGTGCCGAGCGCGCCCTGGGAGCGGTGGCTGGCTTGGACGGTCCAGGCACTGCTGTACCTCGCCCTGCTGGCCATGCCGATCCTCGGCTGGCTCGGCAGCAACGCGCAGGGTGACACCGTCACGTTCCTCGGCCTTCTCCCGCTGCCCGATCTCGTCGAGGCGAACCAGGATCTCGGCGATCGTCTCTTCGTCCTGCACGGCTGGCTCGGCTACGGCATCCTGGCGTTGCTCGCGCTGCACATCGCTGGGGCGTTGCGGCACCGTTTCATCAAGAGGGACGATGTCCTGCAACGCATGACGACGGGCCGGTCTCTCAAGGCGGCGAGCAATATCGGCCGCTCCTGA